The Pedobacter mucosus genome window below encodes:
- the galB gene encoding beta-galactosidase GalB, whose protein sequence is MKRSQVIYRIFVIAIFAFLAFWNCEAQVQTSSSLRGGTTKQSISKNRTRISFNKDWKFFLGDEPNAKNVIFTDANWRKLTLPHDWSIEGKFDEKNPAKPEGGGLPTGIGWYRKEFLAPANFKTRLITVEFDGVYKNSEVWINGKYLGKRPYGYSSFPYEISGFLKAGKNVIAVKVDNSAQPDSRWYSGSGIYRNVWLTSTAKIAVENWGTFVNATVAENIALIAIKARIINRMLKSQSVIIQNSIYSPDGKLVQKNDPYKVQIDTFGLTVNSDIQISNPKLWSVENPNQYKLVTQILQNGKVIDTYEIKFGIRSFSFDAEKGFSLNGKPMKILGVCMHHDLGALGAVVNVRAMERQLEILKAMGCNAIRTAHNPPAPEFLDLCDKMGFLVMDEAFDMWVKKKNKNDYHLNFPEWHHQDLEDMIKRDRNHPSIILWSIGNEIREQFDSTGVAITKELVSIVKKLDTSRPVISALTETDAKKNFIYQANALDIYGLNYNHKLYKDFPKNYPGVKFLATETTSALQTRGFYDTADTIRRWPKDGKTKFTQGNKEWSASAYDNVSAYWGSTHEETWKAAKQYDHVSGLFVWTGFDYLGEPLPYAWPARSSYFGIVDLAGFPKDSYYMYQSEWTTKPVLHILPHWNWDNGKSVEVWAYYNNADEVELYLNGKSLGKKSKQGDDLHVLWNVNFEPGTLKAVSRKEGKEVLVREVKTAGAPAKIEVIADRKNIKADGKDLSFITVRILDAAGNIVPNADNLVQFKIEGEGFIAGVDNGFQASLEPFKANYRKAFHGLCLAILQSTEKAGTIKLTATSNGLSSSTITINTSK, encoded by the coding sequence ATGAAAAGATCGCAAGTTATATATCGAATTTTTGTCATTGCAATTTTTGCTTTTTTGGCATTTTGGAATTGTGAAGCACAGGTACAAACGTCATCGTCATTGCGAGGAGGAACGACGAAGCAATCTATTTCGAAAAACCGTACCAGAATCAGTTTCAACAAAGATTGGAAATTCTTCTTAGGCGATGAACCAAATGCTAAAAATGTAATTTTTACTGATGCTAATTGGAGAAAATTAACCTTGCCACATGATTGGAGCATCGAAGGTAAATTCGACGAAAAAAATCCTGCAAAACCAGAAGGAGGCGGTTTACCGACGGGAATTGGTTGGTATAGAAAAGAGTTTTTAGCTCCAGCTAATTTTAAAACTAGATTAATAACTGTTGAATTTGATGGTGTTTACAAAAACAGCGAAGTTTGGATAAATGGAAAATATTTAGGTAAACGTCCTTACGGATATTCCTCCTTTCCTTACGAGATAAGTGGATTTCTAAAAGCAGGAAAAAACGTTATTGCGGTTAAAGTTGATAATTCGGCGCAGCCAGATTCTCGCTGGTATTCTGGCTCAGGAATTTATAGAAACGTTTGGCTAACATCAACGGCAAAGATTGCTGTTGAAAATTGGGGGACTTTTGTAAATGCAACTGTTGCTGAAAATATTGCATTAATTGCGATTAAAGCTCGAATTATAAATCGGATGTTAAAATCGCAATCCGTTATCATTCAAAATTCCATTTATTCTCCAGATGGAAAACTGGTGCAAAAAAATGACCCTTACAAAGTTCAAATAGATACATTTGGCCTAACGGTAAACAGCGATATCCAGATTAGTAATCCAAAGCTTTGGTCAGTTGAAAATCCTAATCAATACAAGTTAGTTACTCAAATTCTTCAAAATGGAAAGGTAATCGATACTTATGAAATTAAATTTGGTATTCGCTCCTTCAGTTTTGATGCAGAGAAAGGTTTTTCTCTAAACGGAAAGCCGATGAAAATTTTAGGCGTTTGCATGCACCACGATTTAGGCGCTTTAGGCGCAGTAGTAAACGTTCGAGCAATGGAGCGTCAACTCGAAATTTTGAAAGCGATGGGTTGCAATGCAATTCGAACAGCTCATAATCCGCCTGCTCCAGAATTTCTAGACTTATGTGATAAAATGGGTTTCCTTGTGATGGACGAGGCTTTTGATATGTGGGTGAAAAAGAAAAACAAGAATGATTACCACCTTAATTTTCCAGAATGGCATCATCAAGATCTGGAAGATATGATTAAACGTGATCGGAATCATCCATCGATAATTCTTTGGAGCATTGGTAACGAAATACGCGAGCAGTTTGACAGCACCGGTGTTGCCATTACAAAGGAGCTGGTTTCAATCGTAAAAAAACTAGATACTAGTCGTCCGGTTATTTCTGCTTTAACAGAAACCGATGCAAAAAAGAACTTTATTTATCAGGCAAATGCGCTTGACATTTATGGATTAAATTATAACCATAAATTGTATAAAGATTTCCCTAAAAACTATCCAGGTGTTAAATTTTTGGCAACAGAAACTACTTCAGCGTTGCAAACACGAGGTTTTTACGATACAGCTGACACGATTCGCCGATGGCCAAAAGATGGAAAAACCAAATTTACGCAAGGTAATAAAGAATGGTCTGCATCCGCTTATGATAATGTTTCGGCTTATTGGGGATCAACCCATGAAGAAACCTGGAAAGCCGCAAAGCAATACGATCACGTTTCAGGTTTATTCGTGTGGACGGGTTTTGATTATTTGGGCGAACCACTTCCTTATGCATGGCCTGCCCGAAGTTCGTATTTTGGAATTGTGGATTTGGCAGGTTTCCCTAAAGATTCATATTACATGTATCAAAGCGAATGGACAACCAAACCTGTTTTGCATATTTTACCTCATTGGAATTGGGATAACGGAAAATCGGTTGAAGTTTGGGCCTACTACAATAATGCTGATGAAGTAGAATTGTATTTAAATGGAAAATCATTAGGAAAAAAATCAAAGCAAGGCGATGATTTGCATGTACTTTGGAACGTCAACTTTGAACCCGGAACTTTAAAAGCAGTATCAAGAAAAGAAGGAAAAGAGGTGTTAGTTCGTGAAGTGAAAACGGCTGGCGCACCTGCTAAAATTGAGGTAATCGCCGATAGAAAAAACATCAAAGCCGATGGAAAAGACTTGTCCTTTATTACAGTTAGAATACTAGATGCCGCTGGAAATATAGTGCCCAACGCAGATAATTTGGTTCAATTTAAAATTGAAGGTGAGGGTTTTATTGCTGGCGTTGATAATGGTTTCCAAGCAAGTTTAGAGCCTTTTAAAGCAAATTATCGCAAAGCTTTCCACGGACTTTGTTTGGCCATTCTTCAATCAACAGAAAAAGCTGGAACCATTAAATTAACGGCAACTTCAAACGGTCTGTCTTCATCAACAATTACAATTAATACAAGCAAGTAA
- a CDS encoding glycoside hydrolase family 2 TIM barrel-domain containing protein: protein MRIELFFATKIQRLQGLFEHKIIVIARYSLSRPFGKAIFLLKLFSWCSLCLCGTSFTSSAQLVDKTPTAIQKAPQIYSREPWEDQLVSGINRDPSRATAYSFTNIEDAKKGNRDQSTRMISLNGDWDFSFAMKPADAPTDFYKSRVSGWKKIEVPSNWEMKGYDKPIYKSAVYPFRPVNPPNPPMDYNGVGSYQRTFSIPSNWKDMNITLHFGGVSSGYKVWVNGKFLGYAEDSFLSSEFNITPYLQAGENILSVQVMRWTDGSFLEDQDHWRLSGIQREVMLLAEPKLRIADFFVQTKLDAGYQDATLSIRPRIENLSGKEAKGYKVKTLLFDKNGKNILDNPLERSAESIINEIWPRLDNVKFGLLETKIKNPAKWSDEVPNLYTLTISLEDSLGKVLEVKSCKVGFRSIEFSKTNGKLLINGKETYLYGINRPDHHPTKGKALSRQDILEDVQTIKRFNFNCIRTSHYPMDPYLYDLCDQYGILVIDEANLETHGLGGKLSNDPTWTAAYLERSSRMVMRDKNHPSIIIWSLGNESGRGPNHAAMSAWIHDFDITRPVHYEPAMGNPRLDGYMDPSNPAYLKPNDHSHRLQNPQDEPYIDIISRMYPSTYTPKMLAEQDNGDHRPIFFVEYAHAMGNSVGNMKDFWDVFRSTPRIIGGAIWEFKDQGILKTDSSGIPFYAYGGDFGEKYFDNFTIKGVVNSDGTLKSAMYECKRVYQGAETELVDQMKKDLKITNRHSVKNLNAYTVTLMVRKDGTVISQKILPVINLPAGKDTIFNISKYLPKIESGSEYLADIHFNLAEDELWAKKGFELASNQFALTGLATSKAVDKVASPKYSDNSDFNTYSGQNFKIEFSKKNGAFVSYKWKGEEQIFAPLLPHFTRPLTDNDKRGWKSNKKLKQWYANDLKFLTTTAGKFDGKNGAGLQITSEYSLINDSAKVRVSYQISANGSIKVDYALNVKPGLPNIPKVGMQMGILRNYDTISWYGKGPMENYIDKNYGFDAAIYTEPIKNFMENYAVPQENGNRTDVRWMYFSNPLKNQGLIVVADSLLSMSASPYTDENVQAAKHTNKLKDAGFLTVNVDLRQMGVGGNDSWSDVAAPLPQYQIPSKNYNYSFYLLPFEGKKEEVSNKMKRIKF from the coding sequence ATGAGGATTGAGCTATTTTTTGCCACTAAAATACAAAGACTACAAGGATTATTTGAACATAAAATTATCGTTATTGCGAGGTACAGCCTGTCCCGTCCTTTCGGGAAAGCGATCTTTTTACTTAAACTTTTTTCTTGGTGTTCTTTGTGTCTTTGTGGTACATCTTTCACTTCTTCTGCCCAACTTGTTGATAAAACACCAACTGCTATTCAAAAAGCACCACAAATTTACAGCAGAGAACCTTGGGAAGATCAACTGGTAAGCGGCATTAATCGAGATCCATCCCGTGCAACGGCCTATTCTTTTACAAATATAGAGGATGCAAAAAAAGGCAATCGCGACCAATCAACCAGAATGATATCATTAAATGGCGACTGGGATTTTTCATTTGCGATGAAGCCGGCAGATGCGCCAACAGATTTTTATAAATCTCGGGTAAGTGGTTGGAAAAAAATTGAAGTTCCATCAAATTGGGAAATGAAAGGCTACGATAAACCCATCTACAAAAGTGCCGTTTATCCTTTCAGACCCGTAAATCCACCAAACCCGCCGATGGATTATAATGGAGTTGGAAGTTATCAGCGTACTTTTTCAATCCCATCAAACTGGAAAGACATGAACATTACACTGCATTTTGGGGGTGTGAGTTCAGGTTATAAAGTTTGGGTAAATGGCAAATTTTTGGGCTATGCCGAAGATAGTTTTCTGTCTTCTGAGTTTAACATCACGCCATATCTGCAGGCGGGAGAAAATATTTTATCTGTTCAAGTGATGCGCTGGACCGATGGTAGTTTTTTAGAGGATCAAGATCATTGGCGTTTAAGTGGAATTCAACGGGAAGTAATGCTATTGGCCGAACCAAAACTTAGAATCGCTGATTTTTTTGTGCAAACCAAACTCGATGCAGGTTATCAGGATGCCACGTTAAGCATTCGTCCAAGAATCGAAAATTTATCTGGTAAGGAAGCAAAAGGCTATAAAGTTAAAACATTGCTTTTTGATAAAAACGGTAAAAATATTTTAGATAACCCACTTGAAAGAAGTGCTGAAAGTATCATTAATGAAATTTGGCCTCGGTTAGATAATGTAAAATTTGGCCTGCTTGAAACGAAAATAAAAAACCCTGCGAAGTGGAGTGATGAAGTTCCAAACTTATATACATTGACCATCTCGTTAGAAGATAGTTTAGGCAAAGTTCTAGAAGTTAAAAGCTGTAAAGTAGGATTCAGGAGTATAGAATTTTCTAAAACAAATGGGAAGTTATTGATCAACGGAAAAGAAACTTATCTCTACGGAATCAACCGTCCAGATCATCATCCTACAAAAGGGAAAGCGCTAAGTCGCCAGGATATTTTGGAAGATGTGCAGACGATAAAACGTTTCAATTTCAATTGCATTCGTACCAGCCATTATCCAATGGATCCATATTTATATGATTTGTGCGATCAATATGGCATTTTAGTAATTGATGAAGCCAATTTAGAAACACACGGTTTAGGTGGGAAATTAAGTAATGATCCAACTTGGACTGCTGCTTATTTAGAACGCAGTAGTCGCATGGTAATGCGAGATAAAAATCATCCAAGTATTATAATTTGGAGTTTGGGCAATGAATCTGGGCGAGGACCAAACCATGCGGCAATGTCGGCATGGATTCACGATTTCGATATCACCAGACCTGTTCATTACGAACCTGCAATGGGAAATCCTCGTTTGGATGGTTATATGGACCCAAGCAATCCGGCTTATTTGAAACCTAATGATCACTCACATCGATTACAAAATCCACAGGATGAACCTTACATAGATATCATTAGCAGGATGTATCCAAGTACTTATACGCCAAAAATGTTGGCAGAACAAGATAACGGTGATCATCGTCCGATTTTCTTTGTGGAATATGCACATGCAATGGGAAATTCGGTTGGAAACATGAAAGACTTTTGGGATGTTTTTCGTTCCACACCTAGAATAATTGGTGGTGCAATTTGGGAATTTAAAGATCAAGGGATCTTAAAAACAGACAGTTCAGGTATTCCTTTTTATGCTTATGGTGGAGATTTTGGTGAAAAATACTTTGATAATTTCACAATAAAAGGTGTTGTAAATTCTGATGGAACTCTAAAATCAGCAATGTATGAATGTAAACGCGTTTATCAGGGTGCAGAAACGGAGTTGGTTGATCAAATGAAAAAGGATTTGAAAATTACCAATCGCCATTCGGTTAAAAATCTAAACGCCTATACCGTAACGTTAATGGTTAGGAAAGATGGAACGGTAATAAGTCAGAAAATTTTACCAGTGATTAATTTGCCTGCTGGAAAAGATACCATATTTAATATCTCTAAGTATCTTCCAAAAATAGAATCTGGTTCTGAATATTTAGCTGATATCCATTTTAACTTAGCTGAAGATGAACTTTGGGCAAAAAAAGGTTTTGAATTAGCCAGTAATCAGTTTGCCTTAACCGGGTTGGCAACATCAAAAGCTGTAGACAAGGTTGCTTCACCAAAATATTCTGATAATTCCGATTTTAATACTTACTCGGGACAAAACTTTAAAATTGAATTCAGCAAAAAGAACGGCGCTTTTGTATCTTATAAATGGAAAGGTGAGGAGCAAATTTTTGCACCGTTGTTACCTCATTTCACTCGTCCGCTTACCGATAACGATAAACGTGGTTGGAAATCAAACAAAAAGTTAAAACAGTGGTATGCAAATGATCTGAAATTTTTAACGACCACAGCTGGAAAATTTGATGGTAAAAATGGTGCTGGCTTACAAATCACAAGTGAATACAGCTTAATTAATGATAGCGCAAAAGTTAGGGTTAGCTATCAAATTTCTGCTAACGGAAGCATTAAAGTTGATTATGCGTTAAATGTTAAACCAGGTTTACCAAATATCCCGAAAGTAGGTATGCAAATGGGAATCCTTCGTAATTATGATACTATTTCTTGGTACGGAAAAGGCCCGATGGAGAATTACATCGATAAAAATTATGGTTTTGATGCTGCTATCTATACCGAGCCTATTAAAAACTTTATGGAGAATTATGCAGTTCCACAAGAGAATGGAAACCGTACTGATGTGCGTTGGATGTACTTTTCAAATCCACTAAAAAACCAAGGCTTAATTGTAGTCGCTGATAGTTTATTAAGTATGAGTGCAAGTCCTTACACTGATGAAAATGTTCAAGCAGCCAAACACACAAACAAACTGAAGGATGCAGGATTTTTAACGGTAAACGTTGATCTAAGGCAAATGGGCGTTGGTGGTAACGACAGTTGGAGCGATGTTGCCGCACCATTACCGCAATATCAAATTCCATCAAAAAATTATAATTACAGCTTTTATCTTTTGCCTTTTGAGGGTAAAAAAGAAGAGGTGAGTAATAAAATGAAACGAATAAAATTTTAG
- a CDS encoding ABC transporter substrate-binding protein yields the protein MEKTINLKGITWNHSRGLLPMVATAQRFSELYPNVNITWEKRSLQQFADLSIQELAERFDLLVIDHPWAGFAAKTKSIVPLDFYLSNDYLADQERNSVGESYKSYFYDEHLWALPIDAATPVAASRPDLFEEKGLELPKSFEDLLSLADKGLVAFAGIPIDVLMNFYTLCCSLGEDPCQNESEVISPEIGGKALQMYREMASKIDKANFNRNPIQVYEAMTLSDEIAYCPFAYGYSNYARNGYARKALQFHDMISLDGKTNLRSTLGGTGLAISAQCTDLDVAAKYVEFVGSPACQSTLFFESGGQPGHLAAWKNGEVNRQSQQYFLNTLPALERAFLRPRYHGSMFFQDHAGDVVQDYLMNGGNESQVLLAMNELYIKSKSLKIS from the coding sequence TTGGAAAAAACGATTAATTTAAAAGGAATAACATGGAACCACAGTCGTGGGCTATTGCCGATGGTGGCAACTGCGCAACGATTTTCTGAATTGTACCCAAATGTTAACATCACTTGGGAGAAAAGGAGTTTGCAACAATTTGCCGATTTATCTATCCAAGAACTAGCGGAGCGATTTGATTTGTTGGTTATCGACCATCCATGGGCAGGTTTTGCAGCAAAAACAAAATCAATTGTTCCTTTGGATTTTTACCTTTCTAACGATTATTTAGCCGACCAGGAACGCAATTCCGTTGGTGAATCTTATAAAAGTTATTTCTATGATGAACATTTATGGGCACTTCCAATAGATGCAGCAACACCTGTGGCCGCATCGAGACCAGATTTGTTTGAAGAAAAAGGATTGGAATTACCTAAATCATTTGAAGATTTATTGTCTTTGGCAGATAAAGGATTAGTTGCTTTTGCAGGTATTCCGATTGATGTGTTGATGAATTTTTATACACTTTGCTGTTCACTGGGTGAAGATCCCTGCCAAAACGAAAGCGAAGTTATCTCGCCAGAAATAGGCGGTAAAGCATTGCAAATGTACAGGGAAATGGCATCTAAAATAGACAAAGCTAATTTTAATAGAAACCCAATTCAAGTGTACGAGGCAATGACGCTAAGTGATGAAATTGCTTATTGTCCTTTTGCTTACGGTTATTCAAATTATGCTAGAAACGGTTATGCTCGTAAAGCATTGCAATTTCATGATATGATATCCCTTGATGGAAAAACCAATTTGCGGAGTACTTTAGGAGGAACAGGATTGGCTATTTCTGCTCAATGTACAGACCTTGATGTTGCTGCCAAATATGTAGAATTCGTGGGTTCTCCTGCTTGCCAGTCTACGTTATTTTTTGAGAGTGGCGGTCAACCAGGGCACTTGGCCGCATGGAAAAATGGAGAAGTAAACAGACAAAGTCAGCAATATTTTTTAAATACTTTACCAGCATTAGAACGGGCTTTTCTTCGTCCGCGCTACCATGGGTCGATGTTTTTTCAAGACCATGCAGGCGATGTTGTTCAAGATTATTTAATGAATGGTGGAAATGAATCTCAGGTTTTATTAGCCATGAATGAATTATATATTAAATCAAAAAGTTTAAAAATATCATGA
- a CDS encoding CaiB/BaiF CoA transferase family protein has product MNRPLEGLLVLEFCQFLAGPSAGLKLADLGARVIKIERPKTGDACRQLAIKNLFIGDDSLLFHTINRNKESYAADLKNPEDLARLKKLIAKADIMTHNFRPGVMEKIGLDYASVQIINPKIIYGLVTGYGNEGPWKNKPGQDLLVQAVSGLTFLSGKDIDGPVPFGLSVSDIMCGNHLAQGIMAALIKRAKTNKGVLVEVSLLESILDVQFEVLTTYLNDGGKLPDRSGAKGSAHAYLSAPYGFYQTKDGHLALAMGNLLDICSIINCDISDLYIDPSSTFENRDKLIVRLGETFKTQTNKKWLDLLESHGIWSAEVLNYQLATQVDSYKKLEIEQTLTLEDGLNIKTTVCPIRLDNTKLFAANPAPKLGLNTPDINKEFELEITT; this is encoded by the coding sequence ATGAACAGACCGTTAGAAGGCCTTTTAGTTTTAGAGTTCTGCCAATTTTTGGCCGGTCCTTCTGCGGGTTTAAAACTGGCAGATTTAGGGGCAAGGGTTATTAAAATAGAGCGACCAAAAACTGGTGATGCTTGTCGCCAGTTAGCTATAAAAAATCTTTTTATTGGTGATGATAGTTTGCTTTTCCATACCATCAACAGAAATAAAGAATCTTATGCAGCAGATTTAAAAAATCCGGAGGATTTAGCAAGACTAAAAAAGCTGATCGCAAAAGCTGATATCATGACGCATAATTTTCGTCCGGGAGTGATGGAAAAAATTGGATTGGATTATGCGTCAGTTCAAATTATCAACCCAAAAATTATTTATGGCCTGGTAACGGGTTATGGTAATGAAGGACCGTGGAAGAATAAACCTGGTCAGGATTTATTAGTTCAGGCAGTTTCTGGATTAACATTTCTGTCGGGAAAAGACATTGATGGTCCTGTACCTTTTGGCTTATCTGTTTCGGATATTATGTGCGGAAATCACCTGGCGCAAGGTATTATGGCAGCTTTAATAAAGAGAGCTAAAACCAATAAAGGTGTTTTGGTTGAGGTAAGTTTGTTAGAATCTATTTTGGATGTTCAGTTCGAAGTCCTGACCACCTATTTAAATGATGGTGGAAAATTACCAGATAGAAGCGGTGCAAAAGGCAGTGCGCATGCTTATTTGAGTGCACCATATGGCTTTTATCAAACAAAAGATGGCCATTTAGCTCTAGCCATGGGAAATCTGCTGGACATATGTTCGATTATAAATTGTGACATTTCGGATTTATATATCGACCCAAGTTCAACTTTCGAAAACCGTGATAAGCTGATTGTTCGATTAGGAGAAACGTTTAAGACGCAAACAAATAAAAAATGGCTTGATTTGCTTGAAAGCCATGGAATCTGGTCTGCGGAGGTTCTAAATTATCAGTTAGCAACACAAGTGGATAGTTATAAAAAACTGGAGATTGAGCAAACTTTGACTTTAGAAGATGGGCTAAATATAAAAACTACGGTTTGCCCGATTCGTTTAGATAACACCAAATTATTTGCTGCTAATCCAGCGCCAAAACTAGGTTTAAATACGCCAGACATAAATAAAGAATTTGAATTAGAAATTACTACCTAA
- a CDS encoding CaiB/BaiF CoA transferase family protein — MKPLEDYLVIDFSQFLSGPSASLRLADMGARVIKIERFGIGDICRTLYTSNLIMNGESSVFHAINRNKESFEVDLKNLEDCEMVRELLKKADVMIHNFRPGVMERLGFDYPSVTALNPTIIYAEVSGYGNVGDWKNKPGQDLLLQSITGLTSLTGNADSGPIAMGLSIVDMLAGAHLAQGILACLYRKAIKNEGGFVQVSMLESAYDFQFETITTFMNDGGCLPERSQSNNANAYLGAPYGIYQTENGYLALAMGSISQLGNLLACEKLEDYPEVKDAFDKRDEIKAILAEHLLSNSTENWLSILEPADIWCADVLNWNALMDHDGFKVLNMIQEVEMIDGYKYRTTRCPIRIDGELLISSKGSPKLGQDNEKIIKEFITQNTIANA, encoded by the coding sequence ATGAAACCGCTTGAAGATTATTTAGTTATCGATTTTAGCCAGTTCCTATCTGGGCCATCTGCTAGTTTGCGTTTGGCAGATATGGGTGCTCGTGTAATCAAAATTGAACGTTTTGGCATCGGTGATATTTGCAGAACGCTCTATACTTCAAATTTGATTATGAATGGAGAATCGTCGGTTTTTCATGCCATAAATAGAAATAAAGAGAGTTTTGAAGTCGATTTGAAGAACTTAGAAGATTGCGAAATGGTTCGCGAGCTGCTTAAAAAAGCGGATGTAATGATTCATAACTTCCGCCCAGGTGTAATGGAGCGTTTGGGTTTCGATTATCCATCGGTAACAGCTTTAAATCCAACGATTATTTATGCTGAAGTTTCTGGCTACGGAAATGTTGGCGATTGGAAAAATAAACCTGGTCAGGATTTGCTTTTACAATCCATTACGGGCTTAACTTCCTTAACAGGAAATGCCGACAGCGGACCAATTGCAATGGGTTTATCAATTGTTGATATGCTAGCCGGAGCACATTTAGCGCAAGGAATTTTAGCTTGTTTATATCGCAAAGCAATTAAAAATGAAGGTGGTTTCGTACAGGTAAGCATGTTAGAATCAGCATACGATTTTCAATTTGAAACCATTACAACCTTCATGAATGATGGCGGTTGCTTGCCAGAACGCTCACAAAGCAATAATGCCAATGCTTATTTGGGTGCACCTTATGGAATATATCAAACAGAAAACGGATATTTAGCATTGGCAATGGGCTCAATTTCACAATTGGGTAATTTATTGGCTTGCGAGAAATTAGAAGATTATCCGGAAGTTAAGGATGCATTTGATAAACGCGACGAAATAAAGGCTATTTTGGCCGAACATCTTTTATCAAATTCAACAGAAAACTGGCTTTCGATATTAGAGCCTGCTGATATTTGGTGTGCCGATGTGCTTAATTGGAATGCTTTAATGGATCATGATGGTTTTAAAGTATTAAACATGATTCAGGAAGTTGAAATGATCGATGGCTACAAATACAGAACCACAAGATGCCCAATTCGCATTGATGGCGAACTACTTATTTCATCAAAAGGTTCACCAAAATTAGGGCAGGATAATGAAAAAATTATCAAAGAATTTATAACACAGAATACAATTGCAAATGCATAA
- a CDS encoding extracellular solute-binding protein has protein sequence MHNQVETFKIAVRKFAPFESAMQKCWDKYCEFSGCNLKMEMVVMDLHELYHATITNKGLANGDFDIAHISTDWVYEGYANQDFEILNPYINNNRPDNFPEGWSKSLLGLQRFGWEVVGLPFHDGPECLIYRKDLFENEIEKANFRNQFGKDLTVPKTWEDFHQIAQFFNRPADNLYGSIFACYPDGHNTVFDFCLQLWTRGGTLVDKQGFINIDSQAAIDGLNFYRTIVKDSTAVHPKSAEFDSVAAGIAFSKGEAAMMINWFGFATMCEVDVESKVKGKIDVELLPSAIGEKSASLNVYWLYTIAKGSKNAAVAYNFLRFALTEEQDKQLTLEGGIGCRTSTWNNAEVNEIIPYYHKLAPLHEVAYMLPQKKNWSEIAAIIDKMVLNALTSDRQTEELIQHAEAQINEIDK, from the coding sequence ATGCATAACCAAGTAGAAACTTTTAAAATAGCCGTTCGCAAATTTGCCCCTTTTGAATCTGCCATGCAGAAATGCTGGGATAAATATTGCGAATTTTCGGGTTGTAATTTAAAAATGGAAATGGTAGTGATGGATTTGCATGAGCTTTACCACGCTACAATTACCAATAAAGGTTTGGCGAATGGCGATTTTGATATTGCACACATCAGTACGGATTGGGTTTACGAAGGTTATGCTAATCAGGATTTCGAAATTTTAAACCCATATATTAATAACAACCGACCAGATAATTTCCCCGAAGGGTGGAGCAAATCTCTTTTGGGTTTACAGCGTTTTGGTTGGGAAGTTGTTGGCTTGCCATTTCATGATGGACCTGAATGTTTAATTTATAGGAAAGATCTATTTGAAAATGAGATCGAAAAAGCCAATTTTCGTAATCAGTTTGGGAAGGATTTAACAGTACCAAAAACCTGGGAAGATTTTCATCAAATTGCACAATTTTTTAATCGTCCTGCCGATAACTTGTATGGAAGCATTTTCGCTTGTTATCCTGACGGCCATAATACGGTTTTCGACTTCTGCCTTCAATTATGGACGAGAGGCGGAACTTTGGTTGATAAACAAGGATTTATAAATATCGATTCTCAGGCTGCGATTGACGGTTTAAATTTTTATAGAACCATTGTAAAGGATAGTACTGCCGTTCATCCAAAATCTGCTGAATTTGATTCTGTTGCTGCAGGAATAGCATTTTCCAAAGGCGAAGCGGCCATGATGATCAATTGGTTCGGCTTCGCAACCATGTGCGAAGTGGATGTAGAATCAAAGGTTAAAGGTAAAATAGATGTGGAATTGTTGCCGTCTGCTATTGGCGAAAAATCTGCTTCACTAAATGTTTACTGGCTTTATACCATTGCGAAAGGAAGTAAAAATGCAGCTGTTGCCTATAATTTTCTTCGCTTTGCTTTAACTGAGGAGCAGGATAAACAGCTTACGCTTGAAGGCGGAATCGGTTGTAGAACATCCACTTGGAATAACGCGGAGGTGAATGAAATTATTCCATATTATCATAAATTAGCACCGTTACATGAGGTAGCGTATATGTTGCCGCAGAAGAAAAATTGGTCTGAAATTGCAGCAATAATAGATAAAATGGTTTTAAATGCTTTGACATCTGATAGGCAAACTGAAGAATTAATTCAGCATGCAGAGGCGCAAATTAATGAAATAGATAAATGA